In one Nicotiana tomentosiformis chromosome 6, ASM39032v3, whole genome shotgun sequence genomic region, the following are encoded:
- the LOC104114568 gene encoding photosystem II 22 kDa protein, chloroplastic, with product MAQTMLLTANAKVDLRSKESLVERLKPKPLSSFFLPSLPLKYPSASSSSHFASTTVALFKSKAKAPAKKAVPKPKEKVEDGIFGTSGGIGFTKQNELFVGRVAMIGFAASLLGEAVTGKGILAQLNLETGIPIYEAEPLLLFFILFNLLGAIGALGDRGKFIDDPAPATGLDKAVIPPGKGFKAALGLREGGPLFGFTKANELFVGRLAQLGIAFSIIGEIITGKGALAQLNFETGVPINEIEPLLLFNIVFFFIAAINPGTGKFVTDEEEE from the exons ATGGCTCAAACAATGTTGCTGACAGCCAATGCCAAAGTTGATTTAAGGAGTAAAGAATCCTTAGTCGAAAGACTAAAGCCTAAGCCTTTGTCTTCTTTCTTTTTGCCTTCTCTTCCTTTGAAATACccttctgcttcttcttcttcacatttCGCAAGTACTACTGTTGCTCTTTTCAAGTCAAAAGCTAAAGCTCCTGCCAAAAAG GCTGTACCAAAGCCAAAGGAAAAAGTTGAGGATGGGATTTTTGGAACCTCAGGAGGAATTGGTTTCACTAAGCAAAATGAGCTCTTTGTTGGCCGTGTTGCTATGATTGGTTTTGCG GCATCTTTGTTGGGAGAAGCAGTAACAGGAAAGGGAATTTTGGCACAATTGAATCTTGAAACTGGAATTCCAATCTATGAAGCTGAGCCACTACTTTTGTTCTTCATCCTATTCAATCTGCTTGGAGCTATTGGAGCTTTGGGAGATAGAGGAAAATTTATTGATGACCCTGCCCCTGCTACTGGTCTTGATAAGGCTGTTATCCCTCCTGGCAAAGGCTTTAAGGCTGCTTTGGGTCTTAGGGAAGGAG GTCCTCTATTTGGATTCACAAAGGCAAATGAGCTGTTTGTAGGAAGATTGGCACAACTGGGAATTGCTTTCTCTATTATAGGAGAAATTATCACAGGGAAAGGAGCTTTGGCACAACTTAACTTTGAGACAGGTGTCCCAATCAATGAGATTGAGCCCCTTTTGTTGTTTAACATTGTCTTCTTCTTCATTGCTGCCATAAATCCAGGAACTGGCAAATTTGTCACTGATGAGGAAGAGGAGTGA